A genomic segment from Yimella sp. cx-51 encodes:
- a CDS encoding response regulator transcription factor has protein sequence MTGSQPFSERVSGHLRLADHRLRTSDPGSSRRRYAVCRMTMTNIAPVDSFYIGFFHGEDTIVIPYIYDHDIRIQPDIARYGKGGLSHWVRSSGKPYVYASDGGALLSRTIPFGNVDEESKDAVVVPLRDPDTHEVTGLMSVQSLRPNSFGPEVVKAAMWLAEALMLAQARDRHVGSGEASLYTDHPELNSAIAGDSRERLAQITDQLETANRRSADIAAAIESLGDEQLHRQASTLRVLLEQIQSDIAEWMLAAPSEAGPAPENRLHADLTPRELEIATLIATDQLTNSEIAQTLQISLKTVKTHVGNVLSKLGVSQRSAIVFAMAEVLAMPPAESTPKGRS, from the coding sequence ATGACCGGTTCGCAGCCGTTCTCGGAGCGGGTCAGCGGACACCTTCGCCTGGCCGACCACCGGCTGCGCACCTCCGACCCCGGGTCGAGTCGTCGGCGCTACGCCGTCTGCCGGATGACGATGACCAACATCGCCCCGGTCGACAGCTTCTACATCGGCTTCTTCCACGGCGAAGACACCATCGTCATCCCCTACATCTACGACCACGACATACGCATCCAGCCCGATATCGCGCGATATGGAAAGGGCGGTCTCTCGCACTGGGTGCGTAGCAGCGGCAAGCCGTATGTCTACGCCTCCGACGGCGGTGCGCTGCTGAGTCGCACGATCCCGTTCGGCAACGTGGACGAGGAGTCCAAGGACGCTGTGGTGGTGCCTTTGCGCGACCCCGACACCCATGAAGTCACCGGTCTGATGAGCGTGCAGAGCCTTCGGCCCAACTCTTTCGGGCCGGAAGTGGTGAAGGCCGCGATGTGGCTTGCGGAGGCGTTGATGCTCGCCCAGGCACGGGACAGGCATGTCGGCTCCGGGGAGGCATCGCTGTACACCGACCACCCCGAGCTCAACAGCGCGATTGCGGGAGACTCCCGCGAACGACTTGCCCAGATCACCGACCAGCTCGAGACGGCCAACCGTCGCAGTGCCGACATCGCCGCTGCGATCGAGTCACTCGGCGATGAACAGCTGCACCGCCAGGCGTCAACGCTGCGGGTACTGCTGGAGCAGATCCAGAGCGACATCGCCGAGTGGATGCTCGCCGCACCATCGGAAGCCGGCCCGGCGCCGGAGAACCGGTTGCATGCCGACCTGACCCCGCGGGAGTTGGAGATCGCGACGCTGATCGCCACCGACCAACTCACCAACAGCGAGATCGCGCAGACGCTGCAGATCTCACTGAAGACGGTGAAGACCCACGTCGGAAATGTGCTGTCGAAGCTCGGAGTGAGCCAGCGTTCGGCGATCGTCTTCGCCATGGCGGAGGTCTTGGCCATGCCGCCTGCAGAGAGCACCCCCAAGGGAAGGTCCTAG
- a CDS encoding GlsB/YeaQ/YmgE family stress response membrane protein translates to MLWSIISWIVVGIVVGALARLVVPGKQNISIAVTIILGILGALIGGFLARQLGVGETDGFDWIQFFISVLVGAGLVFGYVAITSRSSRV, encoded by the coding sequence ATGCTCTGGAGCATCATTTCCTGGATCGTCGTCGGTATCGTCGTCGGCGCGCTGGCACGACTGGTCGTCCCCGGCAAGCAGAACATCAGCATCGCCGTCACCATCATCCTCGGTATCCTCGGCGCCCTCATCGGTGGCTTCCTGGCCCGCCAGCTCGGCGTCGGCGAGACCGACGGCTTCGACTGGATCCAGTTCTTCATCAGCGTCCTGGTCGGTGCTGGCCTCGTCTTCGGTTACGTGGCGATCACCTCGCGCAGTTCGCGGGTCTGA
- a CDS encoding PHP domain-containing protein has product MRIDLHTHSTESDGTESPAQVMESARAAGLDVVALTDHDRVAGWAPARARATEFGLGFLPGIEISCAINHASLHLLAYLIDPLHEELTAELDKARTSRETRAEAMVERLRADTGLTWPDVQAHFSAGTTIGRPHIADALVSIGVVRDRGEAFDRFLYSGSKYHASHYAIDPVRAVELVRAAGGVPVLAHPFAHVTGRVVADRTVESMVDAGLAGIEVDHRDQDETARAHARSYADRFGLIRTGSSDYHGAGKPNQLGENVTDAKEFERILEEAADSSSAYLP; this is encoded by the coding sequence GTGCGCATCGACCTCCACACCCATTCCACCGAGTCCGACGGCACCGAATCGCCGGCTCAGGTGATGGAATCGGCCCGGGCAGCCGGGCTGGATGTCGTGGCGCTCACCGACCACGACCGAGTGGCCGGTTGGGCGCCTGCGCGGGCCCGTGCAACCGAGTTCGGGCTCGGCTTCCTGCCCGGCATCGAGATCTCGTGCGCGATCAACCACGCCAGCCTGCATCTGCTGGCCTACCTCATCGATCCGTTGCACGAGGAGCTGACGGCAGAACTGGACAAGGCGCGCACCTCCCGTGAGACGCGGGCGGAGGCGATGGTCGAACGGCTGAGGGCTGACACGGGCCTCACCTGGCCCGACGTGCAGGCTCACTTCAGCGCCGGCACGACCATTGGCCGTCCGCACATCGCCGATGCTCTCGTCTCCATCGGAGTGGTGCGCGACCGGGGTGAAGCCTTCGACCGCTTCCTCTACTCCGGCAGCAAGTACCACGCCTCCCACTACGCCATTGATCCGGTGCGGGCCGTCGAACTCGTCCGTGCCGCCGGCGGAGTGCCTGTGCTGGCCCACCCGTTCGCCCACGTGACCGGACGGGTGGTGGCCGACCGGACCGTGGAGTCGATGGTGGACGCCGGGCTCGCCGGTATCGAGGTGGACCATCGCGATCAGGACGAAACGGCTCGAGCTCATGCGAGGTCCTACGCCGATCGCTTCGGGTTGATCCGCACCGGCAGCAGCGATTACCACGGCGCGGGCAAGCCCAACCAGCTCGGTGAAAACGTCACGGACGCAAAGGAATTCGAACGAATTCTGGAGGAAGCTGCCGACAGCTCCTCCGCCTACCTGCCCTGA
- a CDS encoding ferritin-like fold-containing protein → MADDLSAPDNPTTGAERTEADLSDPAFRAGVVSLLGMLAYGELVSFFTVVTDADRAPSTVKKVSLTEVAIREFEHHKMLTARLEELGANPHEAMARFRPALDEWHRRCTPTDWYEGLMKVYAGSTIAADFYAECGRFVDPQTRTLVEQVLADSDHYAYAKRELEAGIIRDPKLAARMALWGRRIVGEALSQAQRAAADNDELTGLLIDQGSGHGLDLAELMHLFTRITEAHTRRMEDLGLSA, encoded by the coding sequence ATGGCCGATGACCTGAGCGCACCCGACAACCCGACCACCGGCGCAGAACGCACCGAAGCAGACCTTTCCGATCCGGCGTTCCGTGCGGGTGTCGTGTCCCTGCTGGGCATGTTGGCCTACGGCGAGCTGGTCAGCTTCTTCACGGTGGTGACCGATGCCGATCGTGCGCCTTCGACGGTGAAGAAGGTGAGCCTGACCGAGGTCGCGATCCGCGAGTTCGAGCACCACAAGATGCTGACCGCGCGGTTGGAGGAGTTGGGTGCCAATCCGCACGAGGCGATGGCGCGCTTCCGCCCGGCGCTGGACGAGTGGCATCGCCGTTGTACCCCGACCGATTGGTACGAGGGTCTGATGAAGGTCTATGCCGGGTCGACGATCGCTGCCGACTTCTACGCCGAATGTGGGCGTTTTGTCGACCCGCAGACGCGGACGCTGGTCGAGCAGGTGCTCGCCGATTCCGATCACTACGCCTACGCCAAGCGTGAACTCGAGGCCGGCATCATCCGTGACCCCAAACTGGCCGCGCGGATGGCGCTGTGGGGACGCCGCATCGTGGGCGAGGCGCTGTCGCAAGCGCAGCGAGCGGCTGCCGACAATGACGAACTGACCGGCCTGCTGATTGACCAGGGCTCGGGCCACGGCTTGGACCTCGCCGAACTCATGCACCTGTTCACCCGCATCACCGAGGCCCACACCAGGCGGATGGAGGACCTCGGGCTATCGGCCTGA
- a CDS encoding DEAD/DEAH box helicase: MEEPPNATDVTEATTESATAAPTFADFDVRSSIVDSLSDAGILSPFPIQAMTLPVALGGHDIIGQAKTGTGKTLGFGVPLLHQVTGPDEDGFDALAAPGAPQALVVVPTRELAVQVTGDLKTASTRRSVRVESVYGGRAYEPQIAALKRGTEVIVGTPGRLIDLSQRGDLDLRHVKVVVLDEADEMLDLGFLPDVEKILAMTPASRQTMLFSATMPGAVIALARRYMTQPTHIRAMIEEGENAHTVKAVEQFVYRAHAMDKVEMLARILQAKDRGLTIVFTRTKRTAAKVSDELVERGFAAAAIHGDLGQGAREQALRAFRSGKVDILVATDVAARGIDVENVTHVINYQCTEDEKTYVHRIGRTGRAGMTGTAVTFVDWDDLHRWTLINKALDLGIPEPVETYSSSDHLFTDLHIDPSVTGRLPRAARTRAGLEAEQIEDLGEVGKSAGGRGKQAGSSGGRGRSGGGRAGRDRNGDGRSSGNRGGNEAASDRGAKGSDGTSSPRRRRRTRGGSGQNRQASGPATS, translated from the coding sequence ATCGAAGAACCCCCCAACGCAACCGACGTCACCGAAGCAACCACCGAATCTGCCACTGCTGCACCGACCTTCGCCGACTTCGACGTGCGCTCCAGCATCGTCGACTCCCTCTCGGACGCGGGCATCCTGTCGCCGTTCCCGATCCAGGCGATGACCCTTCCGGTCGCACTCGGCGGCCACGACATCATCGGCCAGGCCAAGACCGGCACCGGCAAGACCCTCGGCTTCGGCGTCCCGCTGCTGCACCAGGTGACCGGCCCTGACGAGGACGGTTTCGATGCGCTCGCAGCACCGGGTGCGCCTCAGGCCCTGGTCGTGGTGCCCACCCGCGAATTGGCCGTGCAGGTGACCGGTGACCTCAAGACCGCCTCGACCCGCCGCTCGGTGCGTGTCGAGTCCGTCTACGGCGGACGCGCCTACGAGCCCCAGATCGCCGCACTCAAGCGGGGCACCGAAGTGATCGTCGGCACGCCCGGACGCCTCATCGACCTCAGCCAGCGCGGCGACCTCGACCTGCGCCACGTGAAGGTCGTGGTGCTTGACGAAGCCGATGAAATGCTCGACCTGGGCTTCCTGCCCGACGTTGAGAAGATCCTCGCGATGACGCCCGCGTCACGCCAGACCATGCTCTTCTCGGCCACCATGCCCGGCGCTGTCATCGCGCTGGCCCGCCGTTACATGACGCAGCCGACGCACATCCGCGCGATGATCGAGGAAGGCGAGAACGCCCACACCGTCAAGGCCGTCGAGCAGTTCGTCTACCGCGCCCACGCCATGGACAAGGTGGAGATGCTCGCCCGCATCCTGCAGGCCAAGGACCGCGGCCTCACCATCGTGTTCACCCGCACCAAGCGCACTGCCGCCAAGGTGTCGGACGAACTCGTCGAGCGCGGTTTCGCCGCCGCAGCCATCCACGGTGACCTCGGCCAAGGCGCTCGTGAGCAGGCTCTGCGTGCCTTCCGTTCGGGCAAGGTCGACATCCTCGTCGCCACCGACGTCGCGGCCCGCGGTATCGACGTCGAGAACGTCACCCACGTGATCAACTACCAGTGCACCGAGGACGAGAAGACCTACGTCCACCGCATCGGTCGCACGGGCCGCGCCGGGATGACCGGCACCGCGGTCACCTTCGTCGACTGGGACGACCTGCACCGCTGGACACTGATCAACAAGGCACTCGACCTCGGCATCCCCGAACCGGTCGAGACCTACTCCTCCTCCGACCACCTGTTCACCGATCTGCACATCGATCCCTCCGTCACCGGACGCCTCCCCCGCGCCGCACGCACCCGCGCCGGCCTCGAGGCCGAACAGATCGAAGACCTCGGTGAGGTCGGCAAATCAGCCGGCGGACGCGGCAAGCAGGCCGGTTCTTCCGGTGGCCGTGGCCGAAGCGGCGGTGGTCGCGCAGGTCGCGACCGCAATGGGGATGGCCGTAGCAGCGGCAATCGTGGTGGCAACGAAGCAGCCTCCGATCGCGGCGCCAAGGGCAGCGACGGGACGTCCAGCCCGCGTCGGCGTCGTCGCACGCGCGGCGGTTCGGGCCAGAACCGGCAGGCCTCCGGTCCCGCGACGTCATGA